A stretch of Oryza brachyantha chromosome 4, ObraRS2, whole genome shotgun sequence DNA encodes these proteins:
- the LOC102706002 gene encoding pentatricopeptide repeat-containing protein At1g62680, mitochondrial-like gives MLSPCRRVRLGFRPLSFVSALAAPPADASISISTSDSDLDLEPESHGPADAALLRSRMRASAAEGDLAAALDALARLRPAPAAPDYNALLHAYLRSGRATAEHIAAVISHMRSVGPAPNALTFNTAFNGLLWLGQLDAAHEVLEEMWSGCGFVPSFTTVDRVIKKAVSGSNFDLALKVFDLMLRLCYLPTLPTANAIVSILLKSGGAETAYEVFMVLVNRKFVPDVYMYNQILFGLCKSGCSNKALVLFCNLKKRGLPLNVYSYTALVFGFCKEKMLAEAYRVLEMMCNEGCKPSVVTYTVVVNFLCKDGKTDDAMHIFRMACKRGCCLDSTICNVLLHALCCEDKILEARVIIDVMEETGLIPDYFTISSLAAGFLKAGHVKTCQNFVRMVCNRGNLVDIVTWNIYLHSLCCDGQVKKALSLVSGMMERGLLPSTSTCNTILKGFCMELDLQRALQMLDYFSSTGVLYDSVSFNTILSAACRQQNASVIHIVLYRMNVEGINLDAISMTCLLRYFHRCGKFSQMWEVC, from the coding sequence ATGCTCTccccgtgccgccgcgtccgcctaGGCTTCCGCCCTCTCAGTTTCGTGtccgccctcgccgcgcccccGGCCGACGCTTCCATTTCCATTTCCACCTCCGACTCCGACCTCGACCTTGAACCCGAGTCCCACGGCCCCGCGGATGCCGCGCTCCTTCGTAGCCGCATGCGggcatcggcggcggagggggacctcgccgcggcgctcgacgcgctcgcccgcctccggcccgcgcccgccgccccaGACTACAACGCCCTCCTCCACGCCTACCTCCGGTCCGGGCGAGCCACCGCGGAACACATCGCCGCCGTGATATCGCACATGCGCTCCGTCGGCCCGGCGCCCAACGCCCTGACCTTCAATACCGCCTTCAACGGGCTGCTCTGGCTAGGCCAGCTCGACGCCGCGCACGAGGTGCTTGAAGAGATGTGGTCGGGCTGCGGATTTGTGCCCTCGTTCACCACGGTGGATAGAGTAATCAAGAAAGCTGTCAGTGGCTCTAACTTTGACCTTGCTCTGAAGGTGTTCGACCTAATGCTCAGGCTGTGTTACTTGCCGACTCTCCCTACTGCCAATGCCATTGTCTCGATTCTATTGAAAAGTGGTGGAGCTGAGACTGCATATGAGGTTTTCATGGTGCTTGTAAATAGAAAGTTTGTGCCAGATGTCTATATGTACAACCAAATTCTGTTTGGCCTGTGTAAATCGGGTTGCAGCAACAAGGCGTTGGTTCTGTTCTGTAACTTGAAGAAGAGAGGACTCCCTCTAAACGTGTATTCATATACAGCATTGGTTTTTGGATTCTGCAAAGAGAAGATGTTGGCTGAAGCATACAGAGTATTGGAGATGATGTGCAATGAAGGGTGCAAACCGTCTGTTGTAACATATACTGTAGTTGTGAATTTCCTCTGTAAAGATGGGAAGACTGATGATGCGATGCATATTTTCAGGATGGCATGCAAAAGAGGCTGTTGTCTTGATAGCACCATATGCAATGTGCTACTCCATGCACTCTGCTGTGaagataaaattttggaaGCTCGTGTGATCATCGATGTGATGGAGGAGACAGGTTTGATCCCTGACTATTTCACCATTTCTTCTCTGGCTGCTGGCTTTCTGAAAGCTGGGCATGTCAAGACCTGTCAGAattttgtacgaatggtatgTAACAGGGGCAATCTTGTTGATATTGTCACTTGGAATATATACCTCCATAGCTTATGCTGTGATGGCCAGGTTAAGAAAGCATTATCTTTGGTTAGTGGAATGATGGAGAGAGGACTTTTACCATCTACTTCAACATGTAACACAATACTGAAAGGATTCTGTATGGAGCTGGATCTTCAGAGGGCATTGCAGATGTTGGACTATTTTAGCTCTACTGGTGTTCTCTATGATTCGGTCTCCTTCAACACTATCCTCTCTGCAGCCTGCAGGCAGCAGAATGCTTCAGTTATCCATATTGTTCTCTATCGTATGAATGTAGAAGGGATAAACCTTGATGCCATCAGTATGACATGCTTACTCCGATACTTCCACAGATGTGGGAAGTTTTCACAGATGTGGGAAGTTTGCTGA
- the LOC102701162 gene encoding uncharacterized protein LOC102701162, with protein sequence MAASGAPRPAPASSGGMVRKLILSLAVFLPVLLYQQLQPPPPKICGSPGGPPVTGTRTRLKDGRHLAYLESGVPKDQAKYRIIFVHGFDSCRHDTLPISQELAQELGLYQLTFDRPGYAESDPNPDSSEKSIALDIEELADNLQLGPKFYLMGFSMGGEIMWSCLKHISHRLAGVALLGPVGNYWWSGLPSNVSWHAWNQQLPQDKWAVWVSHHLPWLTYWWNTQKLFPASSVIAYNPALFSEEDKLLMPKFAFRTYMPQIRQQGENACLHRDMTVGFGKWSWSPLELEDPFAGGEGKVHLWHGAEDLIVPVSLSRYLSEKLPWVVYHELPTSGHMFPLADGMADTIVRSLVLGVDQPPQAS encoded by the exons atggcTGCGTCCGGCGCTCCGCGGCCGGCCCCGGCGTCCTCCGGCG GCATGGTAAGGAAGCTCATCCTATCTCTGGCCGTGTTCTTGCCGGTCCTGCTGTACCAGCAGCTCCAGCCTCCGCCTCCAAAGATCTGCGGCTCCCCGGGCGGCCCTCCAGTTACAGGGACAAGAACGCGGCTCAAGGACGGTAGGCATCTGGCCTACCTGGAATCCGGCGTCCCCAAGGACCAGGCCAAGTACAGGATCATCTTTGTTCATGGGTTTGACTCATGCAGACACGACACCCTCCCAATTTCGcag GAGCTGGCGCAAGAGCTGGGCCTTTACCAGCTGACCTTCGATCGTCCAGGGTATGCCGAGAGCGACCCGAACCCGGACAGCTCGGAGAAGAGCATCGCCCTCGACATCGAGGAGCTTGCTGACAACCTGCAGCTGGGTCCCAAGTTCTACCTCATGGGTTTCTCCATGGGCGGTGAGATCATGTGGAGCTGCCTCAAGCACATCTCACACAG GCTTGCCGGCGTGGCCCTTCTTGGTCCGGTGGGAAACTACTGGTGGTCGGGGCTTCCGTCGAACGTGTCGTGGCACGCCTGGAACCAGCAGCTCCCGCAGGACAAGTGGGCGGTGTGGGTCTCCCACCACCTGCCATGGCTGACCTACTGGTGGAACACCCAGAAGCTCTTCCCTGCCTCCAGCGTCATCGCCTACAACCCCGCCCTCTTCTCTGAGGAAGACAAGCTCCTCATGCCCAAGTTCGCCTTCAGAACCTACATG ccGCAGATAAGGCAGCAGGGGGAGAACGCTTGCCTGCACCGCGACATGACGGTCGGGTTCGGGAAGTGGAGCTGGAGCCCGCTGGAGCTTGAGGACccgttcgccggcggcgaagggaaGGTGCACCTGTGGCACGGCGCCGAGGACCTGATCGTGCCGGTCAGCCTGTCGAGGTACCTCAGCGAGAAGCTCCCGTGGGTCGTCTACCACGAGCTCCCCACGTCCGGCCACATGTTCCCTCTCGCCGACGGGATGGCCGACACCATCGTCAGGTCGCTGGTTCTCGGGGTCGATCAGCCACCTCAAGCCTCCTGA
- the LOC102701438 gene encoding uncharacterized protein LOC102701438, whose amino-acid sequence MHSIALAAQAQTRKPPVSLLLPLLVTCPLLPPPVPHHLPGLIFFPSLGKSYSSPGTIISSAKKASRQPLLLRSSWVRCVCVIGRSASSMATSGDVEEVPEPGTDHPPEPCMGVGSGDDLEPTTEETSRPLAAETTSDHHEAAQPEQPAERSTSEADEEKVPVPVAVDTTSDKYEAPAVIPNAAAERASSTTEEEEEKVPVPLPAAKELQAAPEDDCHQESARERLKRHRREMAGRVWVPDMWGQEKLLKDWVDCSVFNRPLVPPDLLTARRALVAEFCARRPDRTPPAGSGPLRVQNSCS is encoded by the coding sequence ATGCATAGCATAGCTTTAGCAGCACAGGCGCAAACGCGCAAGCCTCCGGtctctcttctcctccccctcctcgtaACGTGTCCGCTTCTTCCCCCACCAGTCCCCCACCACCTACCCGGCCTGATCTTTTTCCCCTCGCTAGGCAAGAGCTATAGCTCCCCAGGCACCATTATATCATCAGCAAAGAAAGCCAGCCGgcagccgctgctgctgcgatCGTCGTGGGTGCGTTGCGTGTGCGTAATTGGCAGATCAGCTAGCAGCATGGCGACCTCCGGCGACGTCGAAGAGGTGCCGGAGCCCGGGACGGATCACCCGCCAGAGCCATGCATGGgcgtcggcagcggcgacgacctgGAGCCGACGACGGAGGAAACAAGCCGCCCTCTGGCGGCCGAGACGACGTCAGATCACCATGAAGCGGCACAGCCGGAGCAGCCTGCGGAGAGATCGACGTCGGAGGCGGATGAGGAGAAGGTTCCGGTGCCAGTCGCGGTCGACACGACGTCCGATAAATATGAGGCGCCAGCCGTTATTCCCAACGCCGCAGCGGAGAgggcgtcgtcgacgacggaggaggaggaagagaaggtACCTGTGCCGTTACCGGCAGCGAAGGAGCTGCAGGCAGCCCCGGAGGACGACTGTCATCAGGAGAGCGCGCGGGAGAGGCTGAAGCGGCACAGGCGGGAGATGGCCGGGAGGGTGTGGGTGCCGGACATGTGGGGGCAGGAGAAGCTGCTCAAGGACTGGGTGGACTGCTCCGTCTTCAACCGCCCGCTCGTGCCACCCGACCTGCTCACGGCGCGCCGGGCGCTCGTCGCCGAGTTctgcgcgcgccgcccggaccggacgccgcccgccggctCCGGCCCTCTCCGGGTGCAAAACAGCTGCTCCTAA